One genomic region from Terasakiella sp. SH-1 encodes:
- a CDS encoding enoyl-CoA hydratase, with protein sequence MAYEHILVEKKGRVGLITLNRPKALNALCSPLIAELGSALDEFEADSDIGAIVLTGSEKAFAAGADIKEMSERDFIDVYSTDFITGEWEKVANCRKPVIAAVAGYALGGGCEMAMMCDFIIAGDNAKFGQPEITIGTIPGAGGTQRLARAVGKAKAMEMCLTGRIMDAEEAERSGLVSRIVAVDELLNDALETAEKIAKLSQPVVMMAKESVNKAFETTLAEGVMFERRVFHSTFALEDRKEGMSAFAEKRQPNFQHK encoded by the coding sequence ATGGCTTATGAACATATTCTTGTCGAGAAAAAAGGCCGTGTCGGTCTGATCACATTAAATCGCCCAAAGGCGTTGAACGCGTTATGTTCACCGCTGATTGCGGAACTTGGGAGCGCACTGGATGAGTTTGAAGCCGATAGCGATATCGGTGCGATTGTTCTGACAGGCAGTGAAAAGGCATTTGCCGCAGGTGCAGATATTAAAGAAATGTCTGAGCGTGATTTTATCGACGTGTATTCAACGGACTTTATTACAGGTGAATGGGAAAAAGTGGCGAACTGCCGCAAGCCTGTTATTGCTGCTGTGGCTGGATATGCACTGGGCGGTGGCTGTGAAATGGCCATGATGTGTGATTTCATCATTGCAGGTGACAATGCCAAATTCGGCCAGCCGGAAATCACCATCGGAACAATCCCCGGTGCAGGGGGGACGCAACGTCTGGCCCGTGCGGTGGGTAAAGCCAAGGCTATGGAAATGTGTCTGACAGGCCGTATCATGGATGCAGAAGAAGCCGAACGTTCCGGTCTGGTCTCTCGTATTGTTGCGGTGGACGAACTTCTCAACGATGCACTGGAAACGGCAGAAAAGATTGCCAAGCTGTCCCAGCCTGTCGTGATGATGGCAAAAGAATCTGTGAATAAAGCCTTTGAAACCACACTGGCAGAAGGTGTGATGTTTGAGCGTCGCGTCTTCCATTCCACATTTGCGCTGGAAGACCGTAAAGAAGGCATGTCTGCCTTTGCTGAGAAGCGTCAACCAAACTTCCAACATAAATAA
- the rpsT gene encoding 30S ribosomal protein S20: MANTQNAKKRDRQIQRRTAVNSARIGRIRTFIKKVESAIEAGDKAAAQAAFKVAMPAMHGGVSKGVVHKNTAARKLSRLSSRIKALA, translated from the coding sequence ATGGCTAACACCCAAAACGCAAAGAAACGCGACCGCCAAATCCAACGCCGCACTGCTGTGAACTCAGCACGTATTGGCCGTATCCGCACTTTCATCAAAAAAGTTGAATCTGCGATCGAAGCTGGCGATAAAGCTGCTGCACAAGCTGCGTTTAAAGTTGCAATGCCGGCAATGCACGGTGGCGTCTCTAAAGGCGTTGTGCACAAAAACACTGCTGCTCGCAAGCTGTCCCGTTTGTCTTCTCGTATTAAAGCGCTGGCTTAA